From Tripterygium wilfordii isolate XIE 37 chromosome 16, ASM1340144v1, whole genome shotgun sequence, one genomic window encodes:
- the LOC119981474 gene encoding plant UBX domain-containing protein 8-like → MARPNQEAIETFMSITGVPEPVAVEKLEGHGGDLNAAVNAHFSEGDTNIGHGPSIAAPGDDLMEIDDPIATGPARPPLSLLSGAGAVNPFSLLDPSFGRILFDPGSDFMNSEPFVTHPREVREIPIEVKDGSESSRSTGQAPIIEDVTDTDHAHGQDVHGTVIIADDNDKNAPAVPNPLVAAQNGPQGDSSHDTRIRPSAPEFDRYPDYGNDIEEEMIRAAIEASKHEVQDLDDFGPPQGPHLDSDLEHAVSLSLTTAEQEQSLRELGGKAGAAEVGTSEVELDKIAVSNGRIEAGSSFVPDEVEDVEKQPLVRNRYRRMPSGLVESSTEAAVVEASPPSSHGLRDTDDRSPHNGDAFPSNEWGGISSVEHDEAVMLEAAMFGGIPEGTGYNFPYAPHHFMQASHPYPRPVPRPLSPSLEAQRLIREQQDDEYLASLQADREKELKAMEEAEARHLQEKVAREAALEEEKQKEVESRRKLEEEQELERLLAAKEALLPPEPLLEDENAVTLLVRMPDGSRHGRRFLKSDKLQALFDFIDIGRGVKPGTYRLVRPYPRRAFSDGESGLTLNELGLTSKQEALFLELI, encoded by the exons ATGGCTCGACCTAATCAAGAAGCAATCGAGACGTTCATGAGCATCACTGGTGTACCTGAACCGGTCGCTGTAGAAAAGCTTGAG GGTCATGGTGGTGATCTCAATGCTGCTGTTAATGCACATTTCAGTGAAGGAGATACAAACAT TGGGCATGGACCATCTATTGCTGCTCCTGGAGATGATCTCATGGAAATAGATGATCCAATTGCAACTGGACCTGCAAGACCCCCTTTGTCACTTCTATCTGGGGCTGGAGCTGTGAATCCATTTTCACTTCTGGATCCAAGCTTCGGTAGAATTTTATTTGATCCTGGTTCTGATTTTATGAACAGTGAGCCATTTGTTACACATCCAAGGGAGGTAAGGGAGATTCCCATAGAGGTTAAGGATGGTAGCGAGTCATCAAGAAGCACAGGCCAAGCCCCTATCATTGAAGATGTAACTGACACTGATCATGCACATGGCCAAGATGTCCATGGGACTGTCATCATTGCCGATGACAATGACAAGAATGCTCCAGCTGTGCCAAATCCCCTGGTGGCTGCGCAGAATGGACCACAAGGTGATAGTTCTCATGATACACGTATTAGGCCAAGTGCTCCTGAGTTTGATAGGTATCCAGATTATGGCAATGACATTGAAGAAGAAATGATTCGAGCGGCTATTGAGGCTTCAAAACATGAGGTTCAG gatttggatgattttgggCCACCACAAGGGCCTCATTTAGATTCAGACCTTGAACATGCAGTCTCATTGTCTTTGACG ACAGCAGAGCAGGAGCAATCATTACGTGAGCTGGGAGGAAAAGCTGGAGCTGCAGAAGTTGGAACCTCTGAGGTGGAACTTGACAAAATAGCTGTGTCAAATGGAAG GATCGAGGCAGGGAGTTCATTTGTCCCAGATGAAGTGGAAGATGTAGAGAAGCAGCCTCTTGTTAGGAACAGATATCGGAGAATGCCTTCTGGCCTTGTGGAATCTTCTACAGAAGCAGCAGTTGTTGAAGCTAGTCCACCATCAAGCCATGGACTGCGTGATACTGACGACCGTTCACCACACAATGGAGATGCCTTCCCTTCAAATGAG TGGGGAGGTATCTCTTCTGTGGAGCATGATGAAGCAGTCATGCTTGAGGCAGCAATGTTTGGCGGAATACCTGAAGGGACTGGGTATAATTTTCCATATGCACCACATCATTTCATGCAAGCATCTCACCCTTATCCTCGGCCAGTTCCTCGTCCTCTGTCACCCTCTTTGGAAGCTCAGCGTTTGATACGAGAACAACAG GATGATGAGTATTTAGCATCATTGCAAGCTGACCGAGAGAAAGAGTTGAAGGCCATGGAAGAAGCTGAAGCACGTCATCTACAAGAAAAAGTGGCGAGAGAGGCAGCTCTTGaggaagagaaacaaaaagaggTAGAATCTCGTCGGAAGTTGGAGGAGGAGCAG GAACTTGAAAGGCTATTAGCAGCAAAAGAAGCTTTGCTGCCTCCAGAACCGTTACTGGAGGATGAGAATGCTGTAACCCTTTTGGTACGAATGCCTGACGGCAGCAGACATGGCAGGCGGTTTCTGAAGTCTGACAAGCTACAG GCACTCTTTGACTTCATAGATATTGGTAGAGGGGTCAAGCCTGGCACTTACAGACTG GTGAGGCCGTATCCAAGGCGTGCTTTCAGTGATGGGGAGAGCGGTTTGACGTTGAACGAACTTGGCCTGACTAGTAAACAAGAAGCCTTGTTTCTGGAACTTATTTAG